From Novosphingobium sp. MMS21-SN21R, the proteins below share one genomic window:
- a CDS encoding SDR family oxidoreductase, whose translation MNRLEGKTAVVLGASSEGNMGQVIAQRLIDEGATVLVAGRKEAVLADFAASNGCLWAPCDITDEASVNALADSAVQKMGAIDIAINATGWGLLKPFLEVTRAELDAMTALQLVGPHQFFQAMVRKMAKSLGGRGGSIVTISSATATIMLNDHAIYMGTKAGTDHIIRCIAHEFGHEGIRANSISPGLTDTPMNADAKEVPGLFEAFRAGYPLGRWGTSEDIAAAAVFLTSDECFMTGENLQVNGGLTLRRNPTREEINASVAKAMG comes from the coding sequence ATGAATCGTCTCGAAGGCAAAACCGCCGTGGTGCTGGGTGCCAGCAGCGAAGGTAACATGGGCCAGGTCATCGCCCAGCGCCTGATCGACGAAGGCGCGACCGTGCTGGTTGCAGGCCGCAAGGAAGCCGTTCTGGCCGATTTCGCTGCAAGCAACGGCTGCCTCTGGGCGCCTTGCGACATCACCGACGAGGCCAGCGTCAATGCGCTCGCCGATAGCGCCGTGCAGAAGATGGGCGCGATCGACATCGCGATCAACGCCACCGGCTGGGGCCTGCTCAAGCCCTTCCTCGAAGTGACCCGCGCCGAACTCGATGCCATGACCGCGCTGCAACTGGTCGGCCCGCACCAGTTCTTCCAGGCGATGGTGCGCAAGATGGCGAAGTCCTTGGGCGGGCGCGGCGGATCGATCGTCACGATCAGCTCGGCCACCGCCACGATCATGCTGAACGATCACGCGATCTACATGGGCACCAAGGCCGGCACCGATCACATCATCCGCTGCATCGCGCACGAATTCGGCCACGAAGGCATCCGCGCCAACTCGATCTCGCCGGGCCTCACCGACACCCCGATGAACGCCGACGCCAAGGAAGTGCCCGGCCTGTTCGAAGCCTTCCGCGCCGGCTATCCGCTCGGCCGCTGGGGCACATCGGAAGACATCGCCGCCGCCGCCGTATTCCTCACCAGCGACGAATGCTTCATGACCGGCGAAAACCTGCAAGTGAACGGCGGCCTGACCCTGCGCCGCAACCCGACGCGCGAGGAAATCAACGCGAGCGTGGCGAAAGCGATGGGGTAG
- a CDS encoding AMP-binding protein — translation MTDSTVKPWDWLPIPAPHQAAFAEGGVWAMKTLADLARERAAATPDFVCFVDGEGEYTFASVLAEAEALAAALQARGLVAGDVIAFQVPNWREAAVINLAAVIGGMIVNPIVPIYRDAEMLMMLGDCRARAIFVPHVWRRVDYAAMAGRCRDALPDLSHVFTVRGDGPDDYAALVAAGSGAAFTAPQVDPFGVKMVLYTSGTTGRPKGVLHSHCTLTHIVAASGKHWGMVAGEATLMPSPVTHVSGYANGLEAPFICGIKSVLMEAWNADEALALIAQHQCVGTVAATPFLVELAAAARSAGTGLPSFRFFACGGAAVPADLIPAANAAFDNARAFRVFGASEVPLVTFGWAHDEHLAATTDGEVIDYDVRIVDHEDNDLPRGAEGEILARGPGMMMGYADAAQTAEAITADGFFRTGDLGIWSADGAITITGRKKDLIIRGGENISAKEIEDVLHSHPAVKEAAVVAMPHERLGEGVCAYVILCGDADAAALAAHVGASGMAKQKIPERFELVDDFPRTASGKVRKDQLRALVKAKVGG, via the coding sequence ATGACCGATAGCACCGTAAAGCCGTGGGACTGGCTCCCGATTCCCGCGCCGCATCAGGCCGCCTTTGCCGAAGGTGGCGTGTGGGCGATGAAGACGCTGGCCGATCTGGCGCGCGAGCGGGCTGCGGCGACGCCCGATTTCGTATGCTTTGTCGACGGCGAGGGCGAATATACCTTCGCTTCCGTGCTGGCCGAGGCCGAGGCCCTGGCGGCAGCGCTTCAGGCGCGCGGGCTGGTGGCGGGTGATGTGATCGCGTTTCAGGTGCCCAACTGGCGCGAAGCGGCGGTGATCAATCTGGCGGCGGTGATCGGCGGGATGATCGTCAATCCGATCGTGCCGATCTACCGCGATGCCGAGATGCTGATGATGCTCGGCGATTGCCGCGCTCGTGCGATCTTCGTGCCGCACGTGTGGCGCCGGGTGGACTATGCCGCGATGGCCGGGCGCTGCCGCGATGCCTTGCCCGATCTAAGCCATGTGTTCACGGTGCGCGGCGATGGGCCGGACGATTATGCTGCGCTTGTTGCTGCAGGAAGTGGTGCAGCATTTACCGCGCCACAAGTTGATCCGTTCGGCGTGAAGATGGTGCTTTACACATCGGGCACGACTGGCCGCCCCAAGGGGGTGTTGCACAGCCACTGCACGCTGACGCACATCGTTGCGGCGAGCGGGAAGCACTGGGGCATGGTAGCGGGCGAGGCGACGCTGATGCCCTCGCCGGTCACCCACGTTTCGGGCTATGCCAACGGGCTGGAAGCTCCGTTCATCTGCGGCATCAAGTCGGTGCTGATGGAGGCGTGGAATGCCGACGAGGCGCTGGCGCTGATTGCGCAGCATCAGTGCGTCGGCACGGTTGCAGCCACGCCGTTTCTGGTCGAGCTGGCGGCGGCGGCGCGCAGCGCGGGCACCGGCCTGCCGAGTTTCCGCTTCTTCGCCTGTGGTGGCGCGGCGGTTCCGGCAGACCTGATCCCGGCGGCCAATGCGGCGTTCGACAACGCACGCGCCTTCCGCGTGTTCGGCGCATCCGAAGTGCCGCTGGTGACGTTCGGCTGGGCGCATGACGAACACCTTGCCGCGACCACGGATGGCGAGGTGATCGACTACGACGTGCGTATCGTCGACCACGAGGACAACGATCTGCCGCGCGGGGCGGAGGGCGAAATCCTCGCGCGCGGGCCGGGCATGATGATGGGCTATGCCGACGCCGCCCAGACCGCCGAGGCGATCACCGCCGACGGCTTTTTCCGCACCGGCGATCTTGGCATATGGTCGGCAGATGGCGCGATCACCATCACCGGGCGCAAGAAGGATCTGATCATCCGCGGCGGCGAGAATATCTCGGCCAAGGAGATCGAGGACGTTCTGCACAGCCACCCGGCGGTGAAGGAAGCCGCTGTCGTTGCCATGCCGCACGAACGGCTGGGCGAGGGGGTCTGCGCCTATGTCATCCTGTGCGGTGATGCCGACGCGGCGGCGCTTGCGGCGCACGTCGGCGCATCGGGCATGGCCAAGCAGAAGATCCCCGAGCGCTTCGAACTGGTGGACGACTTCCCGCGCACGGCAAGCGGCAAAGTGCGCAAGGACCAGTTGCGGGCGCTGGTGAAGGCGAAGGTCGGGGGGTAG
- a CDS encoding TetR/AcrR family transcriptional regulator, with amino-acid sequence MSGSTMQKRMLAAMRPAALGEEPVRWQQRKSAQTRLRMLEAGVDALVEGGYAGLTTAQVAERAGVSRGAMHHHFATRIDLVGAVVDHIFYQRMRLFLDEYLAMMAQRRGEELIDLATEAHWRSVQTREYAAYLELAVAARTDTELNLAFEPAARRYDEVWTAEMIESFPQWRDQWEAMKQGSDFAIAVHSGLLLHGPVFGPERMAQVLRMTIQTVRGLYSF; translated from the coding sequence ATGTCCGGTTCCACCATGCAAAAGCGAATGCTTGCCGCGATGCGCCCTGCCGCGCTGGGCGAAGAGCCTGTGCGCTGGCAACAGCGCAAGTCGGCGCAGACGCGGCTCAGGATGCTCGAGGCAGGCGTCGATGCGCTGGTCGAGGGCGGTTACGCGGGACTTACTACCGCGCAAGTGGCCGAGCGCGCGGGCGTTTCGCGCGGAGCGATGCACCATCATTTCGCCACGCGGATCGATCTGGTGGGCGCGGTGGTCGATCACATCTTCTACCAGCGCATGCGCCTGTTTCTGGACGAATATCTGGCGATGATGGCGCAGCGGCGCGGCGAGGAACTGATCGATCTTGCCACCGAAGCGCACTGGCGCAGCGTGCAGACGCGCGAATATGCCGCCTATCTCGAACTTGCCGTGGCGGCCCGCACCGATACCGAGCTGAACCTCGCGTTCGAGCCTGCCGCGCGCCGCTACGACGAGGTATGGACCGCCGAGATGATCGAGTCCTTCCCGCAATGGCGCGACCAGTGGGAAGCGATGAAGCAGGGCAGCGACTTCGCCATTGCGGTGCATTCGGGCCTGTTGCTGCACGGCCCGGTGTTCGGACCGGAGCGTATGGCGCAAGTTCTGCGCATGACGATACAGACCGTTCGCGGGCTTTACAGCTTCTGA
- a CDS encoding EthD domain-containing protein: MTVTVLTLLKRREGMSKADFIAYYESRHRLIGEKVLSGWASRYVRKHLHPLGGTDMTHDFDVVLEIDFPDQQTCDACFAAMADPAIMDEIVTDEERLFDRAQMRTYRVEECASVLPEVGG; the protein is encoded by the coding sequence GTGACCGTCACCGTCCTCACCCTGCTCAAGCGCCGCGAAGGCATGAGCAAGGCCGATTTCATCGCCTACTATGAATCCCGCCACCGCCTGATCGGCGAAAAAGTCCTGTCCGGCTGGGCCAGTCGCTATGTCCGCAAACACCTCCACCCGCTGGGCGGCACGGACATGACGCACGATTTCGATGTCGTCCTCGAAATAGACTTCCCCGACCAGCAAACCTGCGACGCCTGCTTCGCCGCCATGGCCGACCCCGCCATCATGGACGAAATCGTCACAGACGAAGAACGCCTGTTCGACCGGGCGCAGATGCGCACGTACCGGGTGGAGGAATGCGCTTCGGTCTTGCCGGAGGTTGGCGGGTAG
- a CDS encoding nuclear transport factor 2 family protein — protein sequence MPFTGPVEDRIAIRELMDTHAHGVMMKDAELWGSIWAEDAYWELPDYPDLGAFVGKKVIVDGWIESMKVYGLDNCTKPMIYFMQPGSIEVDGDAATAVAYTIEIYDDPATGKRIHTTGRYNDELRRIDGAWKFTRRAYRTVFAD from the coding sequence ATGCCGTTCACTGGCCCGGTCGAGGACCGCATCGCAATCCGCGAACTGATGGACACCCACGCCCACGGCGTGATGATGAAGGACGCCGAACTGTGGGGCTCGATCTGGGCCGAGGACGCATACTGGGAACTGCCTGACTACCCTGACCTTGGCGCCTTCGTCGGCAAGAAGGTGATCGTCGATGGCTGGATTGAATCGATGAAGGTCTATGGCCTCGACAATTGCACCAAGCCGATGATCTACTTCATGCAGCCCGGATCGATCGAGGTGGACGGCGATGCCGCCACCGCCGTCGCCTATACCATCGAAATCTACGACGACCCCGCCACCGGCAAACGCATCCACACGACCGGGCGCTACAACGACGAGTTGCGGCGGATCGACGGGGCGTGGAAGTTCACGCGGCGGGCCTACCGGACGGTGTTTGCGGATTGA
- a CDS encoding TonB-dependent receptor has translation MKALHAIHLMTGLSAIALAAAPAAAQAQAAQAEDAATGGISEIIVTAQKKSESIQSVPISIAAVSGETLSAMNVTTLQALQGSVPNVQIDNFANTPNNAVFTIRGIGVIEPDPYAGNTVSIVVDGVPQFFSMGALLDTYDTGRVEILRGPQGTLFGANTTGGVVNVVTNQPTGEFGGNIKATYGNWNRFDVSGAIEAPLVKDVVSLKVAGIHTQRDGWVTNVWNGEDMGRKNVDAVRGQLYITPNSDLKITLQGEYVAARNGAPVVVNGGLPGEANYVPEGTFWNGAKLPMYRSPCAAAGKPCVAPDKYFSGNNEVPDQSDMTTKFFIGTIQYDNTPIGDITAITGYKNFTLFEYTDQDGTAKTNNSTRRRTHGYQFSQELRTSFSAGDAFSATAGLFYLKTDYHHYQMYHLDFALPGLIQFNVQDQQTESFSAFMQTYTQLTDALKLSAGIRYTHDSVNARSTLATGLGSKALTSADWAKFDVLFPGSLDVGGTKSWNNVGWKVGLDYEVGQNQLVYASWARGFKSGGFTGRIGVAADGNAPYNPEKVDTFEAGLKADFLDRHLRTNLSVFYTNYRDMQVAQIYFDAATNVQGNRILNAAKSEIKGFELEVQAVPTEGLTLRGSLAFLDTKYKNFLYFDPVAAKTLDLQGFALQNAPRWASTLGANFTTKLPGDASIVADVSWMYTASKFYTAVVNTPRSTIQPTYYVDALLTYYGPDKRYSVGLWGKNLLDNRYISTVYDSPGYMGLVGYAPPRQFGVSVGYNF, from the coding sequence ATGAAGGCGCTTCACGCAATCCATCTGATGACCGGGCTTTCGGCCATCGCACTCGCGGCGGCTCCCGCTGCTGCACAGGCTCAGGCCGCGCAGGCTGAAGACGCTGCCACCGGCGGCATCAGCGAAATCATCGTTACCGCGCAAAAGAAGTCCGAGAGCATCCAGTCGGTGCCGATCTCGATTGCCGCCGTCAGTGGTGAGACGCTTTCCGCGATGAACGTGACCACGCTGCAGGCGCTGCAGGGCTCGGTTCCCAACGTCCAGATCGACAACTTCGCCAACACCCCCAACAATGCGGTGTTCACCATTCGCGGCATCGGCGTGATCGAGCCCGATCCTTATGCGGGCAACACCGTGTCGATCGTGGTCGACGGCGTGCCGCAGTTCTTCTCGATGGGCGCGCTGCTCGATACCTATGACACAGGCCGGGTGGAAATCCTGCGCGGTCCCCAGGGCACGCTGTTCGGCGCGAACACGACAGGCGGCGTCGTCAACGTCGTCACCAACCAGCCCACCGGCGAATTCGGCGGCAACATCAAGGCCACTTACGGCAACTGGAACCGCTTCGACGTCAGCGGCGCAATCGAAGCGCCGCTGGTCAAGGACGTGGTCAGCCTCAAGGTCGCCGGCATCCACACCCAGCGCGATGGCTGGGTAACGAACGTGTGGAACGGCGAGGACATGGGCCGCAAGAACGTCGATGCGGTGCGCGGCCAGCTTTACATCACGCCCAACTCCGATCTCAAGATCACGCTGCAGGGCGAATATGTGGCGGCCCGCAACGGCGCGCCGGTCGTCGTCAACGGCGGCCTTCCGGGCGAGGCGAACTATGTCCCCGAAGGCACCTTCTGGAACGGCGCAAAGCTGCCGATGTACCGCAGCCCTTGCGCCGCAGCGGGCAAGCCCTGCGTGGCGCCGGACAAGTACTTCTCGGGCAACAACGAAGTGCCCGACCAGTCGGACATGACGACCAAGTTCTTCATCGGCACGATCCAGTATGACAACACGCCCATCGGCGACATCACCGCGATCACCGGCTACAAGAACTTCACCCTGTTCGAATATACCGACCAGGACGGCACCGCGAAGACCAACAACTCGACCCGCCGCCGCACCCACGGCTACCAGTTCAGCCAGGAACTGCGCACCTCGTTCTCGGCGGGCGATGCCTTCAGCGCCACGGCAGGCCTGTTCTACCTCAAGACCGATTACCACCACTACCAGATGTACCACCTGGACTTCGCCCTGCCCGGCCTGATCCAGTTCAACGTGCAGGACCAGCAGACCGAGAGCTTCTCGGCCTTCATGCAGACCTACACCCAGCTGACCGACGCGCTGAAGCTTTCGGCGGGCATCCGCTACACGCATGACAGCGTGAACGCGCGCTCGACGCTCGCCACCGGGCTCGGCAGCAAGGCGCTGACCTCGGCCGACTGGGCCAAGTTCGACGTGCTGTTCCCCGGCAGCCTCGATGTTGGCGGCACCAAGAGCTGGAACAATGTCGGCTGGAAGGTCGGCCTTGACTATGAAGTGGGTCAGAACCAGCTCGTCTACGCAAGCTGGGCGCGCGGCTTCAAGTCGGGCGGCTTCACCGGCCGTATCGGCGTGGCGGCAGACGGCAATGCGCCGTACAATCCGGAAAAGGTAGATACGTTCGAAGCTGGCCTCAAGGCCGATTTCCTCGACCGTCACCTGCGCACGAACCTCTCGGTGTTCTACACCAACTACCGCGACATGCAGGTTGCGCAGATCTACTTCGATGCTGCCACCAACGTTCAGGGCAACCGCATCCTCAATGCCGCCAAGTCCGAGATCAAGGGCTTCGAACTTGAAGTGCAGGCCGTGCCGACCGAAGGCCTGACCCTGCGCGGCTCGCTCGCCTTCCTCGATACCAAGTACAAGAACTTCCTCTACTTCGATCCGGTAGCCGCCAAGACGCTCGACCTGCAGGGCTTCGCGCTGCAGAACGCGCCGCGCTGGGCCTCGACCCTCGGCGCGAACTTCACCACCAAGCTGCCGGGAGACGCCAGCATCGTGGCTGATGTGAGCTGGATGTACACCGCCTCCAAGTTCTACACCGCCGTGGTCAACACCCCGCGTTCGACGATCCAGCCGACGTACTACGTCGATGCGCTGCTGACCTACTACGGTCCAGACAAGCGCTATTCGGTCGGTCTGTGGGGCAAGAACCTGCTCGACAACCGCTACATCTCCACCGTCTACGACAGCCCCGGCTACATGGGCCTCGTCGGCTACGCCCCGCCGCGCCAGTTCGGTGTCTCGGTCGGTTACAACTTCTGA
- a CDS encoding SDR family oxidoreductase, with amino-acid sequence MGKMSGKVALITGGASGLGAEDARLLAAEGAKVVITDMQEELGEKVAAEIPGSIYLFHDVRDEAGWASVVAETISRFGRLDTLVNNAGLVRFGTVEDLSYDDFRLQIDVMVNGTFLGCKAAIPHMSKDGSGSIINMASVGGIKGISVIPAYSAAKAGIIGMTRSIAVHCREQGYRIRVNSIAPGGIVTPMTAQALAELPQDAAGLDQVHNHGMGQPIDIANMVLYLACEDGRHLTGTNIVIDNGETMG; translated from the coding sequence ATGGGCAAGATGAGCGGGAAAGTCGCACTGATCACCGGCGGCGCTTCGGGGCTTGGCGCGGAAGACGCACGGCTGCTGGCAGCTGAAGGCGCAAAGGTCGTCATCACCGATATGCAGGAAGAGCTGGGCGAGAAAGTTGCCGCCGAAATTCCCGGCAGCATCTACCTGTTCCATGACGTGCGGGACGAAGCGGGCTGGGCAAGTGTCGTTGCCGAAACGATCAGCCGCTTCGGCAGGCTCGATACGCTGGTCAACAACGCTGGCCTCGTTCGTTTCGGCACGGTCGAAGACTTGTCCTACGACGATTTCCGCCTGCAGATCGACGTGATGGTGAATGGCACCTTCCTCGGCTGCAAGGCCGCCATCCCGCACATGAGCAAGGACGGGTCCGGCTCGATCATCAACATGGCCTCGGTCGGCGGGATCAAGGGCATCAGCGTCATCCCCGCCTATTCAGCCGCCAAGGCCGGGATCATCGGCATGACCCGCTCCATCGCGGTCCACTGCCGCGAACAGGGCTACCGCATCCGCGTCAACTCCATCGCGCCCGGCGGCATCGTCACCCCGATGACCGCGCAGGCGCTGGCCGAACTGCCGCAGGATGCCGCTGGCCTCGATCAGGTCCATAACCACGGCATGGGCCAGCCCATCGATATCGCGAACATGGTCCTCTACCTCGCCTGTGAAGATGGCCGCCACCTCACCGGCACCAATATCGTCATCGATAATGGCGAAACGATGGGGTGA
- a CDS encoding SRPBCC family protein, whose amino-acid sequence MDRIEQIGNVAAIMRDYVEQKQTFLTDTTKRVPARSYTDPDQWKAEMELIFKRVPLMLAFTAELPNAGDYKAMDAVGMPVLINRDKAGKVRAFLNVCSHRAAPVAAEGHGNCPRFTCKYHGWTYGPDGKLIGISEASKFGEVHKSELGLRELPCEEKAGMIFVVLTPNAPIDVDTYFRGFLDDFEALDFGNWTYLGSREIQGANWKVAYDGYLEGYHFSSLHPETIFPRTPSNCMHYEGYGPHQRIGFPHHKIAEALKDVPREEWGTQENNGFDFVRIMFPNVSAFIAPEITQVAQLFPGPTPGENRTVLNYLRREPIRDEEDRAAVEASMNFFRDVTYEEDYVIGLEIQKGLESGAHDELVFGRNERGNQFFHEWLDWYLQDDADLPEPQM is encoded by the coding sequence ATGGACCGCATCGAGCAGATCGGAAATGTCGCCGCCATCATGCGCGACTATGTCGAGCAAAAGCAGACCTTCCTGACGGATACGACCAAGCGCGTGCCTGCACGCAGCTATACCGATCCCGACCAGTGGAAGGCGGAGATGGAGCTGATCTTCAAGCGCGTCCCGCTGATGCTCGCCTTCACCGCCGAACTGCCCAATGCGGGCGATTACAAGGCGATGGACGCGGTCGGCATGCCGGTGCTGATCAACCGCGACAAGGCGGGCAAGGTCCGCGCGTTCCTGAACGTCTGTTCGCACCGTGCCGCGCCGGTGGCCGCTGAAGGCCACGGCAATTGCCCGCGCTTCACCTGCAAGTACCACGGCTGGACTTATGGCCCGGACGGCAAGCTGATCGGCATTTCCGAAGCCTCGAAATTTGGCGAAGTCCACAAGTCGGAACTGGGTCTGCGCGAACTGCCTTGCGAGGAAAAGGCCGGGATGATCTTCGTCGTCCTCACCCCCAACGCCCCGATCGATGTCGATACTTATTTCAGGGGCTTCCTTGATGATTTCGAAGCGCTCGATTTCGGCAACTGGACGTACCTTGGCAGCCGCGAGATCCAGGGCGCGAACTGGAAAGTCGCCTATGACGGCTATCTTGAGGGCTACCACTTCTCCTCGCTCCACCCCGAAACGATCTTCCCGCGCACGCCGTCCAACTGCATGCATTACGAAGGCTACGGCCCGCACCAGCGCATCGGCTTCCCGCACCACAAGATTGCCGAGGCGCTGAAGGACGTGCCGCGCGAGGAGTGGGGCACCCAGGAAAACAACGGCTTCGATTTCGTGCGGATCATGTTCCCCAACGTCTCCGCCTTCATCGCGCCCGAAATCACCCAGGTCGCGCAGCTTTTCCCCGGGCCGACGCCGGGCGAAAACCGCACCGTCCTCAATTACCTGCGCCGCGAACCCATCCGCGACGAGGAAGACCGCGCAGCAGTCGAAGCTTCGATGAACTTCTTCCGCGATGTGACGTATGAGGAAGACTACGTGATCGGCCTCGAAATCCAGAAGGGCCTGGAATCGGGCGCGCATGACGAACTGGTGTTCGGGCGCAACGAACGCGGCAACCAGTTCTTCCACGAATGGCTCGACTGGTACTTGCAGGATGACGCGGACCTCCCCGAACCGCAGATGTAA
- a CDS encoding nuclear transport factor 2 family protein has translation MITAEDFIARAAIANALAVHSRGVDRADFNLLGDAYHADATVDYGFFAGDAATLVAILADAQKGTLPTLHRTSNCWIRVDGDIATSESYVIAYVEEAALQRWVFGRYLDRHECRDGEWRLSHRTYVLDANVNRPSTAARTDPPVGFEHYVPAGAKGAADPGRALLAFHAASARGNTMTATPNREAALDAALAKAEIHDLCMAYARGVDRADEVLLASIFSDDSTVISGVVNGSGKDFARDITAFVRDNLEMCFHSVANEWVDVRGDEAVGEHYAIAQMVQAGTEVLTGGRYIDRYVKRDGKWLILSRTFVADWSHSHPSTMERDGFYEALTNRGCFGTTDPVYAHWAA, from the coding sequence ATGATCACCGCCGAAGACTTCATCGCACGCGCGGCCATTGCCAATGCGCTTGCCGTGCACAGCAGGGGCGTTGACCGCGCCGATTTCAACCTGCTGGGCGACGCCTATCACGCCGATGCCACGGTCGATTACGGCTTCTTTGCGGGCGACGCCGCCACGCTCGTCGCCATCCTCGCCGATGCGCAGAAGGGCACGCTGCCCACGCTGCACCGCACGTCGAATTGCTGGATCAGAGTGGACGGCGATATCGCCACATCCGAATCCTACGTCATCGCCTATGTCGAAGAGGCCGCGCTGCAACGCTGGGTGTTCGGGCGCTATCTTGACCGGCACGAATGCCGCGATGGCGAGTGGCGGCTCTCGCACCGCACCTATGTGCTGGACGCCAACGTCAACCGCCCCTCCACCGCCGCGCGCACCGATCCACCGGTCGGCTTCGAACACTATGTGCCCGCAGGCGCCAAAGGGGCAGCCGATCCGGGCCGCGCCCTGCTCGCCTTCCATGCCGCCTCTGCACGAGGGAACACCATGACCGCCACACCAAACCGTGAAGCCGCGCTCGATGCCGCGCTGGCCAAGGCTGAAATCCACGACTTGTGCATGGCCTATGCGCGCGGTGTCGACCGTGCCGACGAAGTCCTCCTTGCGTCGATCTTCTCCGACGATTCCACCGTCATTTCGGGCGTCGTCAACGGCTCGGGCAAGGACTTTGCCCGCGACATTACCGCGTTCGTGCGCGACAATCTGGAAATGTGCTTTCACTCGGTCGCCAACGAATGGGTCGATGTGCGCGGGGACGAGGCGGTGGGCGAGCACTACGCCATCGCCCAGATGGTGCAGGCCGGAACCGAAGTGCTCACCGGCGGCCGCTACATCGACCGCTACGTGAAGCGCGACGGCAAATGGCTGATTCTCAGCCGCACTTTCGTTGCCGACTGGAGCCATTCGCACCCCTCGACGATGGAGCGCGACGGCTTTTACGAAGCGCTGACCAACCGTGGCTGTTTCGGCACCACCGATCCCGTTTACGCCCACTGGGCTGCATAA
- a CDS encoding TIM barrel protein, with amino-acid sequence MNPISLASGVVPEFGPVDTIEAARAGGFDMVGLWVDPAEWTAGHTRDARAALAATGLPLLDVEVIWIKPDSVMDDHKKVIDVGADLGAANVLCVSSDPDHARTAARLAQLCVHAEGSGIRVALEFGIFTEVKDLRAALAVLDQVAHPLRALLIDPIHVDRSGSSIAEIAHVDPALLPYAQFCDAPALRPDPADFAAVIHDAINLREQCGEGALPLAALYQALPANIPLAIELRAQALRDAFPHPALRARAVGDATRRWLEAYT; translated from the coding sequence ATGAACCCGATCTCTCTGGCTTCGGGCGTCGTGCCCGAATTCGGCCCGGTTGATACCATCGAAGCTGCCCGCGCCGGCGGCTTCGACATGGTCGGGCTGTGGGTCGATCCGGCGGAATGGACCGCTGGGCACACCCGCGATGCCCGCGCAGCGCTTGCCGCCACCGGCTTGCCGCTGCTCGATGTCGAGGTGATCTGGATCAAGCCGGACAGCGTGATGGACGATCACAAGAAGGTGATCGACGTCGGCGCGGACCTTGGCGCGGCCAACGTGCTGTGCGTGTCATCGGACCCGGACCACGCGCGCACCGCCGCGCGTCTGGCGCAGCTGTGCGTCCATGCCGAAGGCAGCGGCATCCGTGTCGCACTGGAATTCGGCATCTTCACCGAGGTCAAGGATCTGCGCGCCGCGCTGGCCGTGCTCGATCAGGTCGCCCACCCCTTGCGCGCGCTGCTGATCGATCCGATCCATGTCGACCGCTCGGGTTCGTCGATTGCAGAGATCGCGCATGTCGATCCCGCACTGCTGCCCTATGCGCAGTTCTGCGATGCGCCCGCGCTGCGCCCCGATCCCGCAGACTTTGCAGCCGTGATCCACGATGCGATCAACTTGCGCGAGCAATGCGGCGAAGGCGCCTTGCCGCTGGCCGCGCTCTATCAGGCGCTTCCGGCGAATATCCCGCTGGCCATCGAACTGCGCGCGCAAGCCCTGCGCGATGCCTTCCCCCACCCCGCCCTGCGCGCCCGCGCGGTGGGCGATGCGACGCGGCGCTGGCTTGAGGCCTATACGTGA
- a CDS encoding SDR family NAD(P)-dependent oxidoreductase: MATVAITGAGRGIGLELTRQHVAAGDRVLALVRNPGGASALAELAASSGGKLTVHAMDVADDASVKAGAADSGSDAVDVLYNVAGVPGPIPAELETSDWAEWDEAFRIMVQGPLRVLQAFLPRMGAGSKVINISSQLAASTWPYGGFYAYAGAKAALNRMMRSVAIDLKERGVIVGLVHPGWVQTDMGGEAAEITPTESAAGIRKVAADWTLETSGDFLKWNGETHAW; encoded by the coding sequence ATGGCAACCGTGGCAATTACCGGCGCAGGGCGCGGAATCGGGCTGGAACTGACGCGGCAGCATGTTGCGGCGGGCGACCGCGTGCTGGCACTGGTGCGCAATCCGGGTGGTGCTTCCGCACTTGCCGAGCTTGCAGCTTCGTCGGGCGGCAAGCTGACCGTGCACGCGATGGACGTGGCCGATGATGCGTCGGTCAAGGCAGGCGCGGCAGACAGCGGCAGCGATGCGGTAGACGTGCTCTATAATGTTGCGGGCGTGCCCGGACCGATCCCGGCGGAACTCGAAACGTCCGACTGGGCCGAGTGGGACGAGGCGTTCCGCATCATGGTGCAGGGCCCCTTGCGTGTGCTGCAGGCGTTTCTGCCGCGCATGGGCGCGGGCTCGAAAGTCATCAATATCTCGAGCCAGCTGGCCGCATCGACCTGGCCCTATGGCGGGTTCTACGCCTATGCCGGGGCCAAGGCCGCGCTCAACCGCATGATGCGCTCGGTCGCCATCGACCTCAAGGAGCGCGGCGTGATCGTCGGCCTCGTCCATCCGGGCTGGGTCCAGACCGACATGGGCGGCGAGGCTGCCGAGATCACCCCGACCGAAAGCGCCGCCGGCATCCGCAAGGTCGCCGCCGACTGGACGCTCGAAACTTCGGGCGATTTCCTCAAGTGGAACGGCGAAACCCACGCCTGGTAA